Part of the Betaproteobacteria bacterium genome, GCGAGGTGGCCACGGGAATCTGCAGCTTCTCGGCAAGCGCCGTTCATGGTAGCCGATGAACTTCCGCCAGCTGCGCTATCTCTGCGAAGTCGTCGATTCAGGCTTCAACATCACCCATGCCGCAAACGCGCTGCATACTTCGCAGCCGGGCGTGAGCAAGCAGCTCGCAGCGCTCGAGCGGGAGCTCAACGTGGAGATCCTGCTGCGGCGGGGAAACCGCATCGTAGGCGTGACCGACCCCGGCCGCTCGATCCTCAACGTCGCGCGCCGCATCCTCGACGACGCGCACAGCCTGC contains:
- a CDS encoding LysR family transcriptional regulator gives rise to the protein MNFRQLRYLCEVVDSGFNITHAANALHTSQPGVSKQLAALERELNVEILLRRGNRIVGVTDPGRSILNVARRILDDAHSLHKISEDFGLQDTGRLVVGTTHTHARYVLPGVIRRFSAAHPRVQVVIRQDVTLLHSCCAGMTDVRRTYRT